From a region of the Triticum aestivum cultivar Chinese Spring chromosome 7D, IWGSC CS RefSeq v2.1, whole genome shotgun sequence genome:
- the LOC123165870 gene encoding uncharacterized protein, with the protein MAGTTTTTGGGGGAAQGGRRALGLLASAAKRKDGFVQLLLMSGILMMSLRSLSQKHRVRDLANDAAELSLEQEHISHRMRELQDELDREAGADPSGAFASHLRRIFAAHPPTPAAAPATDDH; encoded by the coding sequence ATGGCGGGCACAACCACCaccaccggcggcggcgggggagcggCTCAGGGGGGCCGCCGGGCGCTGGGGCTGCTGGCGAGCGCGGCGAAGCGGAAGGACGGGTTCGTGCAGCTGCTGCTGATGTCGGGCATCCTCATGATGAGCCTGCGGTCCCTGAGCCAGAAGCACCGCGTCCGCGACCTCGCCAACGACGCCGCCGAGCTCAGCCTCGAGCAGGAGCACATCTCCCACCGCATGCGCGAGCTCCAGGACGAGCTCGACCGCGAGGCCGGCGCCGACCCCTCGGGCGCGTTCGCCTCCCACCTCCGCCGCATCTTCGCCGCTCACCCtcccacccccgccgccgcccccgccaccgacGACCACTAG
- the LOC123169313 gene encoding probable carboxylesterase 12, with product MARPLLVLLHLSCASTALQATGSTSQSAPAAGMASSAAADVVETELFPFIRVYKSGRIERLLGTDTVPASLDASTGVASKDVVIDPATGVSVRLYLPPAAAASGGEGKKLPVLVYFHGGGFMVETAASPTYHRYLNALAARAGVLAVSAEYRRVPEHPLPAAYDDSWAALAWAVAGSAPGGPEPWLAAHGDASRVFLAGDSAGANIAHNVALRAAAEGLPRPCAAIVGVLLVHPYFWDPTNAMAPALEVRIRNEWRFMCARPDAGVDDPRFCPTCAEAAPRLAALPCERAMVAVAGDDFLAVKGRAYHAALLASGWRGEAELVDTPGQDHVFHLMRPGTEAAAEMLDRVAGFISRAA from the coding sequence ATGGCTCGTCCCCTGCTTGTTCTGCTTCACCTGTCCTGCGCCAGCACCGCGCTCCAGGCCACAGGCTCGACCTCGCAGAGCGCGCCCGCCGCCGGAAtggcctccagcgccgccgccgacgtGGTTGAGACCGAGCTGTTCCCGTTCATCCGCGTGTACAAGAGCGGCCGCATCGAGCGCCTGCTCGGCACCGACACCGTGCCGGCGTCCCTGGACGCCTCCACGGGCGTGGCGTCCAAGGACGTCGTCATCGACCCAGCCACCGGCGTCTCCGTCCGCCTCTACCTTCCGCCGGCGGCTGCCGCGTCCGGGGGCGAAGGCAAGAAGCTGCCCGTCCTCGTGTACTTCCACGGCGGCGGGTTCATGGTCGAGACGGCGGCCTCCCCGACGTACCACCGCTACCTGaacgcgctcgccgcccgcgcgggCGTCCTCGCGGTGTCCGCCGAGTACCGCCGCGTGCCGGAGCACCCGCTTCCCGCGGCCTACGACGACTCGTGGGCGGCGCTCGCGTGGGCGGTCGCCGGCTCCGCCCCGGGAGGCCCCGAGCCGTGGCTCGCGGCGCACGGGGACGCGTCCCGCGTGTTCCTGGCCGGCGACAGCGCGGGCGCCAACATCGCGCACAACGtcgccctgcgcgccgccgccgaggGGCTCCCGCGCCCGTGCGCGGCCATCGTCGGCGTGCTGCTGGTGCACCCCTACTTCTGGGACCCGACCAACGCCATGGCGCCGGCGCTCGAGGTCAGGATCCGCAACGAGTGGCGGTTCATGTGCGCGCGCCCCGACGCCGGGGTCGACGACCCGAGGTTCTGCCCGACGTGCGCCGAGGCGGCGCCGCGGCTCGCGGCGCTGCCGTGCGAGAGGGCGATGGTGGCCGTGGCGGGCGACGACTTCCTGGCGGTGAAGGGGCGGGCGTACCACGCGGCGCTGCTCGCGAGCGGGTGGCGCGGCGAGGCCGAGCTGGTGGACACGCCGGGGCAGGACCACGTGTTCCATCTCATGCGGCCGGGGACGGAGGCGGCCGCCGAGATGTTGGACCGCGTCGCGGGTTTCATTTCTCGTGCTGCTTGA